In one Bacteroidota bacterium genomic region, the following are encoded:
- a CDS encoding acyl-CoA dehydrogenase family protein — MANDQLIKGGEFLLTEAQANETFIPEEFDEEQRMIVQTCEDFLEAEIYPNLDRIDEKEAGLMPGLLAKAGELGLLGISVPEEYNGFNQSFITNMRANEAMGAANSFSVAFMCHTGIGTLPILYYGNEEQKQKYVPQLASGELKASYCLTEPGAGSDANSGTTRAVLSEDGKHYILNGQKMWITNGGFADVQTVFAKIDNDRVLSAFIVERAWEGVVINPEEKKMGIKGSSTTQIFYNDVKVPVENLLGKRGEGFRIALNILHIGRIKLGATVIGAAKSAINHSVKYANERKQFSQPISNFGAIQHKLAEQVIQTFVTESTVYRASKDVNDTIEAYKAEGMAYGEANIKGTAQFAIECALLKVLGSEALDYVVDEAVQVFGGMGYSAEGPVDKAYRDSRINRIFEGTNEINRLLIVDTVLKRSMKGEINLFEEAKKVVEALNDTVSHEFVIQNYFEEKRGYIKNFKDAVLMVLGVSSEHFKRKFDQEQEIWMNISDMIIQLYGCESTMLRVEKFEKMKEDSDDNGDSNGKLNLNKLILDVNVYDAADRIYKAGADAINSFTTGKQQQLLLNALAKFTRVAPVNVKEARKAIALKLIDDNCYKF; from the coding sequence ATGGCAAATGATCAACTAATCAAAGGGGGTGAATTTTTATTGACGGAAGCCCAAGCTAATGAAACTTTTATTCCTGAAGAATTTGATGAAGAACAACGTATGATTGTTCAAACCTGTGAAGATTTTTTAGAAGCAGAGATCTATCCTAATCTTGATCGTATTGATGAAAAAGAAGCTGGTTTAATGCCTGGTTTATTGGCAAAAGCAGGAGAACTGGGACTGCTCGGAATTTCAGTACCTGAAGAATATAATGGATTTAATCAAAGCTTTATTACAAATATGAGAGCTAATGAAGCCATGGGCGCTGCCAATTCATTTTCGGTTGCATTTATGTGCCACACAGGTATTGGGACCTTACCTATTCTTTATTACGGTAATGAAGAACAAAAACAAAAATATGTACCTCAATTAGCCAGTGGTGAATTAAAAGCCTCTTATTGTTTGACTGAACCAGGAGCAGGATCTGATGCAAATTCAGGAACTACAAGAGCCGTATTATCTGAAGATGGAAAACACTATATTTTAAATGGCCAGAAAATGTGGATCACCAATGGTGGATTTGCTGATGTTCAAACTGTTTTTGCGAAAATTGATAACGATCGGGTTTTAAGTGCTTTTATTGTCGAAAGAGCTTGGGAAGGTGTAGTTATTAACCCGGAAGAAAAAAAAATGGGGATTAAAGGTTCATCTACTACCCAGATATTTTACAATGATGTCAAGGTTCCTGTTGAAAACCTTCTCGGAAAAAGAGGTGAAGGATTCCGTATCGCATTAAATATTCTACATATTGGAAGAATTAAATTGGGAGCTACCGTTATTGGAGCTGCCAAAAGCGCAATCAATCACTCGGTAAAATATGCCAATGAACGTAAACAGTTTTCGCAACCAATTTCTAATTTTGGAGCGATACAACATAAACTTGCCGAACAGGTAATCCAAACCTTTGTTACCGAATCTACGGTTTATCGTGCCAGTAAAGATGTAAATGATACAATTGAAGCTTACAAAGCTGAAGGAATGGCATATGGAGAAGCAAACATCAAAGGAACCGCTCAATTTGCAATAGAATGTGCATTGTTAAAAGTATTAGGTTCAGAAGCACTGGATTATGTTGTTGATGAAGCTGTTCAGGTTTTTGGCGGGATGGGATATTCTGCTGAAGGACCTGTTGATAAAGCTTATCGTGATTCAAGAATCAACCGGATTTTTGAGGGAACCAATGAAATTAACCGTTTGTTGATTGTTGATACCGTTTTGAAAAGATCGATGAAAGGCGAAATTAATTTATTCGAAGAAGCAAAAAAAGTAGTTGAAGCTTTAAACGATACTGTTAGCCATGAATTTGTCATTCAAAATTATTTTGAGGAAAAACGGGGATATATTAAAAACTTTAAGGACGCTGTTTTAATGGTATTGGGAGTTTCTTCCGAGCATTTCAAACGTAAGTTTGATCAGGAACAAGAAATTTGGATGAATATTTCAGATATGATTATTCAACTTTACGGATGCGAATCTACCATGTTAAGAGTAGAGAAATTTGAAAAAATGAAAGAAGACAGTGATGATAATGGTGACAGCAATGGAAAATTAAACCTTAATAAACTCATATTAGATGTAAATGTTTATGATGCTGCCGATCGTATTTATAAAGCCGGAGCCGATGCCATTAATTCATTTACAACAGGAAAACAGCAGCAATTGCTATTAAATGCACTTGCTAAATTCACACGGGTAGCACCTGTAAATGTTAAAGAGGCGCGAAAAGCAATTGCTTTAAAGCTCATCGACGATAACTGTTATAAATTCTAA
- a CDS encoding acyl-CoA dehydrogenase family protein: MIDFSLTNEQQQIVEKYREFADRVIRPERLKYDKLAEFPWDIVKKAYGEGIMNGPMPKKFGGNGFNIFDSALASEELGAACIGIGICIDANTLALTPMLLAANEQQQNKFFGQIVEEKAVAAYCLTEPNAGSDVQGIKSTAILHGDKYILNGHKRFITNGEVASFFTVFAQTDPEKGSRSLTAFVVPSNLPGIEIKPHLEKMGQKASVQNEIIFTDVEVPIENRLGLEGHGFLFAMKTFDRTRTGVAALSVGAAREAYEISRDWSKKRIQFGKPIASNQAIGFMLADMATSLEAARMVTWKAAWEYDNGVRSASKLSAMSKLYASDAAMEIATNAVQVMGGDGYSTEFGVEKIMRDVKLCQIYEGTNQVQRIVISKAILKL; this comes from the coding sequence ATGATAGATTTTTCATTAACAAATGAACAGCAGCAAATCGTTGAGAAATACCGTGAATTTGCCGATAGAGTAATCAGGCCTGAGCGTCTTAAGTATGATAAGTTAGCGGAATTTCCGTGGGATATTGTTAAGAAAGCATATGGCGAAGGGATCATGAACGGCCCTATGCCTAAAAAATTTGGTGGAAATGGATTTAATATTTTTGATAGTGCATTGGCTTCCGAAGAATTAGGTGCGGCTTGTATCGGAATCGGAATTTGTATTGATGCAAATACCTTAGCTTTAACTCCAATGTTATTGGCTGCCAACGAGCAACAACAGAACAAGTTTTTCGGACAAATTGTTGAAGAAAAGGCGGTTGCGGCTTATTGTTTAACCGAACCTAATGCCGGATCTGATGTTCAGGGCATTAAATCCACGGCAATACTTCATGGTGATAAATATATACTGAACGGTCATAAACGGTTTATAACCAATGGTGAGGTTGCTTCATTTTTCACTGTTTTTGCGCAAACCGATCCTGAAAAAGGATCAAGAAGTTTAACTGCTTTTGTGGTTCCTTCTAATTTACCGGGTATAGAGATCAAACCTCATTTAGAAAAAATGGGACAAAAAGCTTCTGTTCAAAATGAAATTATTTTTACTGATGTTGAGGTTCCTATAGAGAACAGGTTGGGATTAGAAGGACACGGCTTTTTATTTGCCATGAAAACTTTTGATCGTACTCGTACCGGTGTTGCTGCGTTGAGTGTTGGTGCAGCGCGTGAAGCCTACGAAATTTCAAGAGATTGGTCGAAAAAAAGAATTCAATTTGGCAAACCCATTGCATCTAATCAGGCTATAGGATTTATGTTAGCCGACATGGCTACTTCGCTTGAAGCTGCGCGAATGGTAACTTGGAAAGCCGCATGGGAATATGATAACGGTGTAAGATCTGCATCTAAATTATCCGCAATGTCAAAACTTTATGCTTCTGATGCAGCTATGGAAATTGCAACAAATGCAGTTCAGGTAATGGGAGGGGATGGATATTCTACTGAATTTGGTGTAGAAAAAATCATGCGAGATGTGAAACTTTGTCAGATTTACGAAGGGACTAATCAGGTTCAACGTATTGTAATTTCAAAAGCAATTTTAAAATTGTGA
- a CDS encoding iron-containing alcohol dehydrogenase codes for MQNFSFHIPTKIIFGTGNISMLPLEIPDSTTSILIVTDQNLHRNTGIINHIRMLLSNYNVFVFDQIEENPSIESVDIGADFAKKHFIDLILGIGGGSSMDAAKGIALTVTNDVRFESFLNGEVPINQPLPFICIPTTSGTGSEVTPFAVFTDKVDESKKGYSHPSIFPLISVIDPELTYSMPESVRINTGLDVLAHASEAYLSLDSNMLNDQIALESVRLVISNLPLAVKGNLSAINLMAYASVLAGIAITHASTILPHIMGYPLTVFHQIPHGKASILTLPAFLDFLEKIEESEQKVRNLKSIFNLGGGLSEFLKTLGISPKLSDYGVNEEEIDLFIEKTIHKGDIKITPGNIDRNIVRNLYYDSL; via the coding sequence ATGCAAAATTTTTCGTTTCACATCCCAACAAAAATAATTTTCGGGACTGGTAATATTTCTATGCTGCCATTAGAAATCCCAGATTCAACTACTTCAATTTTAATTGTTACGGATCAAAATTTACATCGAAACACAGGTATTATAAATCATATAAGAATGCTGTTATCAAATTACAATGTTTTTGTCTTTGATCAAATTGAAGAAAACCCATCCATTGAATCGGTGGATATTGGAGCTGATTTTGCCAAGAAACATTTTATCGATTTGATACTCGGTATTGGCGGTGGTTCAAGTATGGATGCAGCTAAGGGAATTGCTTTAACTGTGACAAATGATGTGCGTTTTGAATCATTCCTAAACGGAGAAGTTCCAATAAATCAACCTTTGCCCTTCATTTGTATACCAACCACTTCAGGTACCGGAAGCGAAGTGACACCTTTTGCTGTTTTTACCGATAAAGTTGATGAATCAAAGAAAGGATATTCACATCCAAGCATTTTCCCGTTAATTTCCGTTATTGATCCGGAGCTAACTTATTCTATGCCTGAAAGCGTTAGAATAAATACCGGGTTGGATGTGCTTGCTCATGCTTCAGAAGCCTATCTCTCATTAGATTCCAATATGCTAAATGATCAAATTGCTTTAGAAAGCGTCAGACTTGTAATTTCAAATTTACCTTTGGCAGTAAAAGGAAATCTATCCGCCATTAATTTAATGGCCTATGCTTCTGTATTGGCTGGTATTGCTATTACTCATGCCAGTACTATTTTGCCTCACATTATGGGCTATCCGTTAACTGTTTTTCATCAAATACCGCATGGTAAAGCAAGTATATTAACTCTTCCGGCATTTCTCGATTTCTTAGAGAAAATTGAGGAATCGGAACAAAAAGTAAGAAATCTGAAATCAATATTTAATTTAGGAGGAGGATTATCAGAATTTTTGAAAACCCTCGGTATTTCGCCTAAGTTAAGCGATTATGGAGTAAACGAAGAAGAAATTGACTTATTTATTGAAAAGACAATACATAAGGGCGACATCAAAATTACACCAGGTAATATTGATCGTAATATCGTTCGTAATCTTTATTATGATTCCCTATAA
- a CDS encoding FKBP-type peptidyl-prolyl cis-trans isomerase: protein MIQKKLVLVLSLMIAFLAVSCNSQFKGYKKTSSGIYYKFFEKIGSLSPKAGDVVTLGMSYKVGDSMLFNSNENPQAFQLILQEPQYAGDVYECIAMMAIGDSAEFAIKADSFFYITAGAPSLPSYVDSSSYIYFNIKMKKFQTREEADMEKEAEMEAIRNKEPGLIEEYIKANYITIQPDEEGLYFIQTKKGTGKKVANGLIILINYTLKFTSGDTLFTTYTKGELIDFEYGTQFDTKGFNKGIGQMRVGEKATFIVPSSLAFGAEGAGDQLGPYTPLVYDIEVVDIKDKAVFQKEKAAKDEAQNKKLSDDEQAAIQKYLSDKKYIVSPTESGLYFIETLAGSGEIPISGDKVKVNYTLTTLNNDTIDSSVTRNEPLEFTVDKPGIIQGWHEAIKLMRVGGKAIWLVPSKLAYGPAGRPPMIQPFAPLLFEVEFLERVK from the coding sequence ATGATACAAAAAAAATTAGTACTCGTCCTTTCACTTATGATAGCTTTTTTAGCTGTATCCTGTAACTCACAGTTTAAAGGCTATAAAAAAACAAGTTCCGGCATATATTATAAGTTTTTCGAAAAAATCGGTTCCTTATCTCCTAAAGCCGGAGATGTTGTCACACTGGGAATGTCATACAAAGTAGGCGATAGTATGCTTTTTAACAGTAATGAAAACCCACAGGCATTTCAACTCATTTTGCAGGAGCCACAATATGCCGGAGATGTTTATGAGTGTATAGCCATGATGGCGATCGGCGATAGTGCTGAATTTGCGATAAAAGCAGATTCATTTTTCTATATTACCGCTGGAGCCCCTAGTTTACCTTCATATGTTGATAGTTCAAGTTATATCTACTTCAATATAAAAATGAAAAAATTTCAGACCAGAGAAGAAGCAGATATGGAAAAGGAAGCTGAAATGGAAGCAATTCGTAATAAAGAGCCCGGATTAATTGAAGAGTATATAAAAGCGAATTATATTACTATCCAACCTGATGAAGAAGGTTTATACTTCATTCAAACCAAAAAAGGAACCGGCAAAAAAGTAGCAAATGGTTTAATTATACTTATTAATTATACTCTAAAGTTTACAAGTGGAGATACCTTATTCACAACCTATACCAAAGGTGAATTAATTGATTTTGAATATGGAACCCAATTTGACACAAAAGGCTTTAATAAAGGCATTGGACAAATGAGAGTAGGTGAAAAAGCAACCTTCATTGTTCCTTCAAGTTTAGCTTTTGGTGCAGAAGGAGCCGGTGATCAATTAGGCCCATACACACCACTTGTTTATGATATTGAGGTCGTTGACATTAAAGACAAGGCTGTGTTCCAAAAAGAGAAAGCTGCTAAAGATGAAGCTCAAAATAAGAAGTTGTCAGATGATGAACAAGCAGCAATTCAAAAATATTTAAGTGATAAAAAATATATCGTGAGTCCTACTGAGAGTGGTTTATATTTTATTGAAACTTTAGCAGGATCGGGAGAAATCCCAATAAGTGGTGATAAAGTTAAAGTAAACTATACCCTGACCACACTCAATAATGATACGATTGATTCGTCCGTTACAAGAAATGAACCTCTGGAATTTACTGTTGATAAACCGGGAATCATACAAGGATGGCATGAGGCTATTAAATTAATGCGCGTTGGCGGCAAAGCAATTTGGTTGGTTCCATCAAAATTGGCATACGGACCAGCAGGAAGACCTCCTATGATTCAACCATTTGCACCATTATTATTTGAAGTTGAATTTTTGGAAAGAGTGAAATAA